In the Anastrepha obliqua isolate idAnaObli1 chromosome 1, idAnaObli1_1.0, whole genome shotgun sequence genome, one interval contains:
- the LOC129247327 gene encoding ELMO domain-containing protein 2, producing the protein MFLFDWLLQRILPVIFFHLRPFIKWFLHTFTRLSELQRIVYGAQAGAKRTRQVERSLMLSQNIEIQQLLRELDSAVESCSEEELRHLPARAVSVVQHAKHIKAKIHPDFAPLFGSCVLQIWSYRHLLHQVERLRAEPYDADNLDHEQKLLELWNRLMPEEPLEGRITKQWQDIGFQGDDPKTDFRGMGVLGLENLLYFSREYRDAAHHVLLHSKHPVYGYTFAIVGINLTAMAYRLLKSGDAKVHFYNAAQALNQACSLAHFHKFYCYLLFEFDRFWMESEPTNIMDFRDIYQRFEILIMEALHNDKTLFKTNLVVEEV; encoded by the exons ATGTTTCTTTTCGACTGGCTGCTGCAACGGATATTGCCAGTGATATTTTTCCATCTGCGGCCGTTTATCAAATGGTTTTTACACACATTTACACGCCTCTCCGAACTTCAACGCATTGTGTATGGCGCACAGGCGGGTGCCAAGCGCACACGACAGGTGGAACGTTCACTAATGCTATCGCAAAATATCGAAATACAGCAACTACTGAGGGAATTGGACAGTGCTGTAGAGAGCTGCAGTGAAGAGGAACTACGCCATTTGCCAGCGCGTGCGGTTAGCGTAGTACAGCACGCAAAGCACATAAAAGCGAAAATACATCCAGACTTTGCGCCACTCTTTGGTAGTTGCGTGTTGCAAATTTGGAGTTATCGCCATCTGCTGCATCAGGTGGAGCGCTTACGTGCAGAACCATATGATGCGGACAATTTGGATCACGAACAGAAGTTGCTAGAGCTGTGGAATAGATTAATGCCAGAAGAGCCGCTTGAAGGGCGCATCACCAAACAATGGCAAGACATCGGCTTTCAG GGTGACGATCCCAAAACCGATTTCCGCGGCATGGGCGTACTTGGCTTGGAGAATCTCTTATACTTTTCGCGCGAATATCGTGACGCTGCCCACCACGTGCTATTGCACTCAAAACATCCCGTATATGGTTACACCTTTGCCATAGTAGGTATAAATCTCACCGCAATGGCCTATCGATTACTTAAGTCTGGCGATGCAAAAGTGCATTTCTATAATGCAGCGCAAGCTCTTAATCAGGCTTGTTCGCTGGCGCATTTCCATAAATTCTATTGTTACTTGCTTTTCGAATTCGATCGTTTCTGGATGGAATCGGAACCTACGAATATAATGGATTTTCGTGATATTTACCAacgatttgaaattttaataatggaAGCTTTACACAATGACAAAACACTATTCAAAACGAATCTCGTTGTAGAGGAAGtttaa
- the LOC129247318 gene encoding secernin-1 has translation MSSTGDCFVAQAPNTGENTIIFGRNSIDADAVTEAQEVHYFDASTALEGKPDGGADVVKANGEILRVILQKSRAGAWGGDVGANDHNVCVAVSWAAQEPASDSDSLSSTDIVRLTLAIANSAVDAVERIGTLVSNHGVDDAKFSFIVCDPREVWLVSSGGKLWAAQHVTDGLLRITSNGLGVNTTIDKSSEALGEKLKAQGLWDGEGDLNFAKCFDASDATVAEWSGDTPNGDGSYTLTSMFDTLRSAADGATARSATVSVLTTGISCHWFTATPNASESVFKPFVFAPNPKISPLTKVPPDNTLTLLHKLHAQRKPAAVEDLKALETACVEELNSYLAEHPTADEELDELMKDCVEAEVKFYR, from the exons ATGTCATCAACTGGTGATTGTTTTGTGGCGCAAGCACCAAATACTGGCGAAAATACAATCATCTTCGGACGCAACTCGATAGACGCGGATGCTGTAACGGAAGCACAAGAGGTTCATTATTTCGATGCCAGCACTGCGCTGGAGGGGAAG CCCGATGGTGGCGCAGATGTGGTTAAAGCAAATGGAGAAATTTTGCGTGTGATATTGCAAAAAAGTCGTGCTGGTGCTTGGGGCGGTGACGTGGGTGCCAATGACCATAACGTATGTGTGGCCGTGTCTTGGGCTGCGCAGGAGCCAGCTAGTGATAGCGATTCGCTTAGTTCGACTGATATAGTGCG TTTAACTTTGGCTATCGCCAACAGCGCTGTTGACGCCGTGGAACGTATTGGTACTTTGGTATCTAACCATGGCGTCGACGAtgcaaaatttagttttattgtcTGTGATCCCCGCGAGGTATGGCTGGTTAGCAGCGGCGGTAAGTTGTGGGCTGCGCAACATGTAACCGATGGACTGTTGCGCATAACTAGTAATGGACTCGGAGTAAATACTACAATCGATAAATCAAGTGAAGCGTTAGGAGAAAAGCTCAAGGCGCAGGGACTCTGGGATGGCGAG GGCGATTTAAATTTCGCCAAATGCTTCGATGCGAGCGATGCAACAGTTGCGGAATGGAGCGGTGACACGCCCAACGGTGATGGTAGCTACACTTTGACTAGCATGTTTGATACACTGCGCTCAGCAGCCGATGGCGCAACGGCTCGGTCGGCTACTGTTTCTGTGCTAACAACTGGCATTTCATGCCATTGGTTCACGGCAACACCCAATGCTAGTGAATCAGTCTTTAAACCATTCGTCTTTGCGCCCAACCCGAAAATTTCACCACTCACCAAAGTGCCACCCGATAACACTCTCACCCTTTTGCACAAATTACACGCACAACGTAAACCAGCTGCTGTAGAAGATTTGAAAGCCCTAGAGACTGCTTGTGTTGAAGAGCTAAACAGCTACTTGGCCGAACATCCAACAGCTGATGAAGAATTGGATGAATTGATGAAGGACTGTGTGGAAGCGGAAGTGAAATTCTATCGCTAA